TGTTGCGAACCGCCAAGGTCGCTGATGTTGCAGCGGTGGTGTTTGTCAGGGGTAAAAAGCCCGATACACCCGTTATCGAACTGGCAAAATTTTATCAAATGCCCGCCTTGATGACAAAATATTCCCTGTTTGTTGCCAGCGGGCGATTGTATGTCAATGGACTTCGTGGATTGGATGGTTCGTGGTAAGTAAGAAACATTGAATATTGATAATTGTATAATTGAGGAATTCTATCCTTTTTGATATTTCGAACTCTCAATTAAAAGTGTTCCATTTAATTTGTAATTTTTGAACTCGACTGAAAGCGGTAAAATATTCAATAATCAATCTTAAATATTCAATGATCACTTGCGGGAGCCCAGCATGAATAAAGTGAGAACACAGTTGATGTTGTGCGGCGGAACAGGCTGCCACGCTTATAAAAGCAACGTCTTTCACGCAGAACTCCAAAAAGAAATAGACCGCCGGGAGCTAACAGACGAAATTAAGATCATTGAGACCGGCTGCAATGGTTTTTGTGCGGTCGGACCGGTTATGCTGGTTCAGCCTGAAGGTATTTTTTATCAGAAGTTGAAGGTTAAAGACATTCCGCACCTCGTTGAAGAGCACTTTCTCAAGGGCCGACCGGTCAAAAAACTATTTTATGTGGAGCCCGCTTCCAAAGAAACCATTCCCAATATGGTTGAGATTCCCTTCTTTGAGCATCAGATGTTTTGGGCGATGCGCAACAAAGGGGCCATTGATCCGGAGGTGATTGAGGAATACATCGCCCGCGATGGCTACTTTGGCGCTGCCAAGGCGCTGCAGGAGATGGAACCCGAAGACATCATTGCTGAGGTGAAAAAATCGGGCTTGAGAGGGCGGGGGGGTGCCGGGTTCCCTACCGGATTGAAGTGGGAATTTGCCAGCAAAAGTGCTGGTGATATCAAATACGTATTGTGTAATGCAGACGAAGGCGATCCGGGCGCTTTTATGGATCGCAGCATTCTAGAATCTGATCCGCATGCTATTTTGGAAGGCATGTTGATTGCCGCCCGGGCCATCAATGCCCAGCACGGGTATATTTACGCGCGCACGGAATATCCGCTAGCCATCCGCAGGCTGGACATTGCCATTGAGCAGGCCAGGGAGTATGGGTTGCTGGGCAGCGATATCCTTGGCTCTGGTTTTGACTTCGATATCGATATTTACCAGGGTGCCGGTGCTTTTGTTTGCGGTGAAGAAACTGCGCTGATGCGCTCAATTGAGGGCAAGCGCGGGATGCCGCGCCCGCGTCCGCCTTTTCCAGCCCTCAAGGGCTTATGGGAAAAACCTACCATCTTAAATAATGTCGAATCACTGGCCAACATTCCTCAGATCATTCTCAACGGTGGGGACTGGTATGCCAGTGTCGGTACGGAAAGCAGCAAAGGGACCAAAGTCTTTGCGCTTTCGGGTGATGTCAACAACATCGGTCTGGTGGAAGTGCCGATGGGCACCACGCTGAAAACAATGATTTATGATATTGGCGGTGGCGTTCCCAACAAGAAAAAGTTTAAGGCCGTGCAGCTCGGTGGGCCTTCTGGCGGATGCGTGCCTGAGCAATATCTGGATATCCCCATCGACTATGAGGAAATTGCCAAGGTTGGTGCCATCATGGGGTCGGGTGGCGCGATTGTGATGGACGAAAACACCTGTATGGTGGACATGGCACGCTTTTTTATGGATTTTGTGCAGGATGAATCCTGCGGGAAATGCACCCCCTGTCGTGAAGGCACACGGCGGCTGCTGCAGCTTCTTGAAAAAATTTGTGAAGGTCACGGGGTGCCGGAAGATATTGCCATTATGGAGGAACTCTCTGACACCATCAAGGAAGCGGCACTGTGTGGTTTGGGCCAGACGGGGCCTAATCCGGTTCTGTCAACGTTGCGGTATTTTAAAGACGAGTACGAAGCCCATGTTTTAGAAAAACGCTGTCCGGCCAAGCGCTGTGTGGCCCTGTTAAAGTTTGAAGTGCAACCGGAGCTGTGTACCAAATGCGGCATGTGTTTTCGAGCCTGCCCGGTTGAGGCCATTGACTGGAAAAAGAAGGAGGTGGCCGTTATTGACAAAGAAAAATGCATCAAATGCATGACGTGCTATGATAAATGCAAGTTTGATGCAATCGATTAACCTAAATGAGCGTTCCAAATTTTAAAATGCTAATGAATCTCACTTTAAGGAATTCTATCCATTTTAAATTAAAAAATTTGGAACCCTCCGGGATTGCCGATCTCACTCCGCCGCAGTCGGATTAGATGCCGTTCCGCATAGTTTACTATAGCGGAACGACATCTGCCGTGTAGCCGCAGCAATCCTCCTGAGGCGGATCTTTGACCTCGACAATCGCTCAATTAGGTTTCATAAATTTAATTTATCCGGTGAATTCTGTGTTATATGATTCACTCAATCTATCTTAGGTTACTTATCTCATTTCAGATCACCCTTAATATTTAGCCGAGGGAGTCCAATGACTGACGCAATCATTTTAATGGGCGGCATGGGATTGGCCATCAGCATCATTTTGGCCATCGCATCCAAAGTTTTCTATGTGTATGTTGATCCCAAAATATTGGCGATCGAAGAAGAATTGCCCGGCGCGAACTGAGGTGGTTGCGGGCTGCCGGGTTGCAGCGCCAATGCCGAAGCCATTGTTGCCGGGATAGCCGCTCCAAATTCATGCGTGGCTGCCGGTGAAGAGGTAGCCGAAGCCATTGCCGGCATTATGGGAGTTAAGATCGAAGCGGTCGAACCGGATATCGCCTTGCCGGGATGCTTTTTCGGGGTTTCGGATGCGGATACCAAATATGTGTATAACGGTTTAGATGATTGCCGGGCGGTGGCCCTGCTGGGCGGCGGGATGAAAGTATGTACCATTGGTTGCTTGGGACTGGGAACTTGTGCCAGGGCCTGTCCATTCAATGCTATCGGAATGGGCCCCAAAGGTCTGCCTGTTGTCGTCGAGCAAAGATGCACGGGTTGCGGCACCTGCGAACGGGTGTGCCCGAAGCACATTATTAATCTATCTTCGGTTACGCGAAGGATTATCCGCGAGTACACCACCGATGAATGCACGACACCCTGTCAGCGGGGATGTCCGGCCGGTATCAACATACGGGAGTACATTCACCAAATATCGCAGGGAAACCATCATCGTGCTGTTCAGGTCATCAAGGAACGCAATCCTTTTCCTGCTGTGATTGGCCGGATTTGTCCGCGTCCCTGTGAACTTGAGTGCCGGCGCAATTATATCGATGAGCCGGTGGCCATCAATTATCTGAAGCGTTACGCCGCCGATTTTGAAAAAGATAGCGGCAAACGTGTCTTACCTTATAAGGCGCCAGATACCGGCCGCAAAATCGCGATTGTTGGCGGCGGTGTACAAGGTTTATCTGTGGCGTTTTTTATAGCGCGTCTGGGACATGCCGCAACCGTATATGAAGCCACCGAAAAACTGGGCGGGCTGCTCAGAAGCGCCATTTCGAAGGACCGGCTGCCCGAGGAGATATTGGACTGGGATATTGCGGGCATCGTTGAAATGGGCGTAACCATCGAAACTGAAAAGGTTCTTGGTCGTGATTTTTCGATTAATTCATTGCTGCAAGAAGAATTTGATGCTGTATTTTTAGCTTCCGGTGGCTGGGATAGCCGCCTGTCACGTGGGGCAAAAGATCAGATTGAATCACCGATTCCCGGAACTTATATGCTGGTAGATCTGATGCGATTCGGAGCGCAACCGGCAGAGGATTTATCGATTGGCTCTGAAATTGTCATTGCCGGTGGCGGCAAACTGGCGCTTGATGCCGCCAAAGCTTGCAAAGAAAGGGGCGCTACAACCGTCACCGTCTTGTTTCGCGAGAGCTGGGAAAACAGTCCTGTATCTGATGCGGAATTAGAAAAACGGGGTATGACCGATCTGAATATTGTCTGCGATGCAGCAATTAACCGCCTGATAGGCCAGGCGGATCAGCTCGAGCAGTTAGAATATATTGAAGTCGCTACCTCAAAATTAACGCGCCTGCCGGCTCAGACACTGATACTGGCCACTGGCCGATTTCCAGAAATGGTGTTTACCCGTCCTCAACAACCGGAAGGTGCCGAAGCTGAAGAAGCTGAAGCGGTCGAATCACCACCAAATGCGTCTTTGCTTTGGGAAGGTACCCCACCTTACAAACAACCTGCCTTCAAAGATGAGGTCGGCCTATTCGCAGATGGTGATGTGCTGGCGGATTACAGCGCAGCTATCAAAGCCATCGGTGGGGGGCGCCGGGCAGCTGCATCCATTCATCAGATCATGCATGGACTATCTCCCGGTCTAACGGAGCATGTGATCACACCGCAATCAACCCTGCAAAATGTATATCATGTTGAAAA
This genomic stretch from Desulfobacterales bacterium harbors:
- a CDS encoding DRTGG domain-containing protein translates to MKLSEIQKILDATVLTGEDQLDRNVVGAGGADLMADVLSAVAKDAVLLTGLTTEQVLRTAKVADVAAVVFVRGKKPDTPVIELAKFYQMPALMTKYSLFVASGRLYVNGLRGLDGSW
- the nuoF gene encoding NADH-quinone oxidoreductase subunit NuoF, translated to MNKVRTQLMLCGGTGCHAYKSNVFHAELQKEIDRRELTDEIKIIETGCNGFCAVGPVMLVQPEGIFYQKLKVKDIPHLVEEHFLKGRPVKKLFYVEPASKETIPNMVEIPFFEHQMFWAMRNKGAIDPEVIEEYIARDGYFGAAKALQEMEPEDIIAEVKKSGLRGRGGAGFPTGLKWEFASKSAGDIKYVLCNADEGDPGAFMDRSILESDPHAILEGMLIAARAINAQHGYIYARTEYPLAIRRLDIAIEQAREYGLLGSDILGSGFDFDIDIYQGAGAFVCGEETALMRSIEGKRGMPRPRPPFPALKGLWEKPTILNNVESLANIPQIILNGGDWYASVGTESSKGTKVFALSGDVNNIGLVEVPMGTTLKTMIYDIGGGVPNKKKFKAVQLGGPSGGCVPEQYLDIPIDYEEIAKVGAIMGSGGAIVMDENTCMVDMARFFMDFVQDESCGKCTPCREGTRRLLQLLEKICEGHGVPEDIAIMEELSDTIKEAALCGLGQTGPNPVLSTLRYFKDEYEAHVLEKRCPAKRCVALLKFEVQPELCTKCGMCFRACPVEAIDWKKKEVAVIDKEKCIKCMTCYDKCKFDAID
- a CDS encoding FAD-dependent oxidoreductase, with product MAAGEEVAEAIAGIMGVKIEAVEPDIALPGCFFGVSDADTKYVYNGLDDCRAVALLGGGMKVCTIGCLGLGTCARACPFNAIGMGPKGLPVVVEQRCTGCGTCERVCPKHIINLSSVTRRIIREYTTDECTTPCQRGCPAGINIREYIHQISQGNHHRAVQVIKERNPFPAVIGRICPRPCELECRRNYIDEPVAINYLKRYAADFEKDSGKRVLPYKAPDTGRKIAIVGGGVQGLSVAFFIARLGHAATVYEATEKLGGLLRSAISKDRLPEEILDWDIAGIVEMGVTIETEKVLGRDFSINSLLQEEFDAVFLASGGWDSRLSRGAKDQIESPIPGTYMLVDLMRFGAQPAEDLSIGSEIVIAGGGKLALDAAKACKERGATTVTVLFRESWENSPVSDAELEKRGMTDLNIVCDAAINRLIGQADQLEQLEYIEVATSKLTRLPAQTLILATGRFPEMVFTRPQQPEGAEAEEAEAVESPPNASLLWEGTPPYKQPAFKDEVGLFADGDVLADYSAAIKAIGGGRRAAASIHQIMHGLSPGLTEHVITPQSTLQNVYHVENVQASRRQIMPICSGKELAVCGEVERGFSAAMAKEEADRCLQCGLICYEHTQKASVDEKEEPTEASG